A window of bacterium genomic DNA:
TTCGACGTCGTCACGATGTTCCACGTCCTGGAGCACGTCGCCGACCCGAAGCGCGACCTGCGCTACGTGTACGAATTGCTCAAGCCGGGAGGATACCTCTACGTGGAGTTCCCGGACGTCTCGAGCGTCTTCGCGCGCTGGCGCAAGCGGCGCTGGTGGTACGTCATGCGCTTCCATACGTATTACTTCAACCGCGCGACGGCTACGCGGATGCTGGCCGAGACGGGCTTCGTCCCGGTGGACGTGCACCAACCGGTGAAGACCTGGACGCTGGGCTACCTCGCCCACAAGCTGCGCGCCTACGGCGACTACTTCAACTTCGCCGAGAAGCTAACCCGGGCGCTGGGGCTGGCCAACGTCCCCCTCCGCATTAACCCCCGCGACATCTTAGGCATTATCGCCCGAAAGGACTAAGCGGGCCGATGGCGATATCGGTTAAGCGCGCCGTCGCCGGCATGAGCCTTATCAACGTGGGCGCGATGCTGGGCGCGGCGGCGCAGGCCATCGTCGTGGCGCGCGCCTTCGGGACCGAGCACGTATACGACCTCTACCTCCTCATAGCGGTCCTCCCCGAGCTCCTCACCATCTTCACGCAGAACCTCTTCGCGGCGCTGCTCCTGCCGCTGTTCCACAAGCTGCAGGCCGAGCACGACGAGGCCGGCGCCTGGCGGCGGATGTGGAACGTCTTCAACGTCTCGCTGTTGTTCTACGCCGCCGCGGCGGCGGCCATATTCCTGCTGGCCCGCCCTATTGCCGGGTGGCTCGTCGCCGACGCCTCGGCCGCGGAGCTCGACTACGCCGCGTCGCTCTTGCGGGTATACGCGCCGGCGGTCGCGCTCTCGCTGGCGCTGCGGACGTTCCTGTCGCTGCACAACGCGATGGAGTCGTTCGTCTTCCCGGCGCTGACGAACCTGGTCCCGCCGCTGTTCATCGTGGCGTCGGTGCTGCTCTTCGCCGGGACCGTGGGGCCGTTCGCCATCGCGATGGGGGCGGTGTGCGCCGCCGCGGCGCAGGTCCTCATCCTCACGACGCGCGTCATCACCAAGGGCCTGCGGCATTGGCGGCCCCGGCTCGACGTACGGGCGCCCGAGGTGGCCTTATTCGTCGGGTGGGCCGCGCCGCTGGCCTTCGGCGCCGCCGCGGAACAGCTCCAGACCTTCATCGACCGCCAGGTGGCCGCGACGCTCGAGCTCCCGGGGGCCATCGCCGCGCTCAAGTACGGCTTCGTCCTGACGAGCTTCACGATCGCGTTCTTCTCGGTGCCGCTCGCCCGGGTGACGTTCACCTATTTTTCGCGGGCCGCGGCTCGAGCCGCCCGCGGCGAAATTAACGAGCGCTTCAACCGCGTCCTGCGCCAGCTCGCCGTCTTCTACGTCCCGGCATCCGTGGGCCTCGTCATCCTGGCGGAGCCGCTCATCCGCTTCCTCTTCGTCGGCGGCAAGTTCGACGAGGCGTCTTTGGCGCTGGCGAGGCCCGCGGTCGCGGCCTACGCCGTCGGCCTCCTCTTCCTCGTCGCGACGAACCTCATCCGCTACGTCGCGTACTCGTACAAGCGATACCTGGCGTACTCGCTTATAGCGGTGGGGGCCGTCGTCGCGACGTACGCGTTCGACCGGGGCTTCGCGGCGCTGTGGAGCTACTGGGGGATAGCGCTGGCGCGGGGGGCGGTGGCGCTGTTGTGGTTCGTCGCGGTGTTCGCGTTCCTCGCCCGGCTCGAGCGTCTGACGCTGGAGTGGCGGGTGGCGGCGACCGCCGCCCGAGCGCTCCTGGCCGCGGCGCCGATGGCGGCGCTGGTGTGGTGGCTGTCGCGGCTGGAGTGGGGGATCGGGGGGCCGGCGCGGCTCGAGCCGTTCGTGGTGGCGGTGGCGTCGGCCGCGGCGGGCGCGGCGCTGTATTTCGCGTTGATGTTCCTGATGCGGGAGGGGGAGGTGGTGAGTCTGGTTAAGAGTTTGATGGGGAAAATTAGGGGCGGCGCGTAGTGGTACGCCGACAGGAATGTCGGTGGCACGCCTGATCACGGACAGGAACGTCGGCGCCACAAAGCAGGCGTCATGACCGACAAGAATGTCGGTCCCACGGACGGTAACATCCAACGCCACCCCCTTAATATCGGAAGCGGCGGGTTTTAAACCCGCCGCTGCTGGTTTATCTTGGCCGCCCCGCGGCGCGGCGTTTTCTTTATACGTTTTCGGTTACCTTTATTTATACAACGCCTTAACTTTGCCGAGCGATGTTGGCTCTACGGGCATTAAAGCCGTAACCACGGTTTTATAAGCCCAAACTTCGACGCCCGTGCGGCGGAGGTTCCAATAATAGGAAGTGGTTCCCCCCGCCACCACGCCGCCGGCGTTAGTCAGGCCCGGCATATTGAAAGAACCCACGAGGGAGCAACCGGAACGCATGTCGTATACCCGAACCGGGTCGTATTGTTGGGCCGGCCCCACGTAAATATAATCCCCCCACCCGTATCGATATCCGTGCGCCGCGGCGATATCGGCGGCCTTTACGCCCGTAGCGTACGAGGCGACGAAACTCCCGTAAGGCGTAAAACGGGAAACTACGCCCTCTTCAGTTACGGTGTAGATGTGTGGCGCGAGATGGCCGCCGATACCTATTCCTACGGTTTTAGGTGCTACGGCGAACAACGTCCCGATGTAACTCCCGGCCGTAGTATAGATTTTGACGTCGAACGCTCCCTCGTCCAGGACGGCGAAGTGAAAGCCGGAATAACCTTCCGGGGGGCAGTCGGCATCGCCCAGCCTAACTGCCCCGGGCAACCGGACCGTGGAGATTAAAGAACCGACCGTATTAAAAGTGTATAAGTAATTATAATCGTCCCGTTCGAAAAAAATACCGCACAAGCCGCCCCGTACGATCCCCTGCGCGTACGGCGGCGCCGTACCGCTCATCCGGAACGAGCTAACAATGCTCGGGTAGTCCGCGACCGCGTACTGGGCAGCAACAAACGCGACCACCGCCGCCAAGGCCACACAAGCCGAACGCACGATTGACGTTCTCATATCGGCCTATCCCCCTTATTTATACAACGCCTTGACGCGTCCCAGCGACGCGGGCTCCACGGGCATACCGCGGCCGAGATAAACTTCGTATATCCAGAGGCGGGTATTAACGCGGCGTAGGCCGTAGTAGTACGTGCCGAACGCTACGGCGCCGAGGCTGCGGGTACCGGGAAGGTCGAAGCTCCCGGCCAACGACCCCCCGTAAACGCGATAGGAATATATGGGGCCGGGTAGGCCGCGGGGCGCCACTTGTACGAAGTAACCCCACTCATACGCGTAACCGCCGCTCGCGGCCAAGTCCCGCACGTCGATGCCGGTAGTGAAGGAGCCCAGAAAGCTACCTTGGGGCGAATAACGGCGAATCAAACCGTCGCGCGTGGCCAGGTACACGTAATCGACGACGTGGCCGCCGACGCCGATCGCGACCGCGTCCGGCGCGGCCATAAACGTCCCTACA
This region includes:
- a CDS encoding lipid II flippase MurJ, which gives rise to MAISVKRAVAGMSLINVGAMLGAAAQAIVVARAFGTEHVYDLYLLIAVLPELLTIFTQNLFAALLLPLFHKLQAEHDEAGAWRRMWNVFNVSLLFYAAAAAAIFLLARPIAGWLVADASAAELDYAASLLRVYAPAVALSLALRTFLSLHNAMESFVFPALTNLVPPLFIVASVLLFAGTVGPFAIAMGAVCAAAAQVLILTTRVITKGLRHWRPRLDVRAPEVALFVGWAAPLAFGAAAEQLQTFIDRQVAATLELPGAIAALKYGFVLTSFTIAFFSVPLARVTFTYFSRAAARAARGEINERFNRVLRQLAVFYVPASVGLVILAEPLIRFLFVGGKFDEASLALARPAVAAYAVGLLFLVATNLIRYVAYSYKRYLAYSLIAVGAVVATYAFDRGFAALWSYWGIALARGAVALLWFVAVFAFLARLERLTLEWRVAATAARALLAAAPMAALVWWLSRLEWGIGGPARLEPFVVAVASAAAGAALYFALMFLMREGEVVSLVKSLMGKIRGGA